A portion of the Oscillospiraceae bacterium genome contains these proteins:
- a CDS encoding bile acid:sodium symporter family protein translates to MKTLEKVSDFVGKYMAAIVIVVAAGALFFPGPFSVVKTSWVNTLLGIVMFGMGLTLKPNDFKVVFSRPKDVIVGCVAQFTLMPFLAWVLTMVFHLPTELAIGVILVGTCPGGTSSNVMTYLSKGDVALSVGMTAVSTVLAPVLTPLLTLLYAGQRVDVNPVNMFLSIVKVVLVPIALGFVVNHFFHEFTQQAVRVLPLVSTTAIVLIICAVVSANSAKIMTSGLLILVVVVLHNLLGYLTGYAVGKALKLDSTKCRAISIEVGMQNSGLATSLAAAHFAQYPLATIPGAVFSVWHNISGAVLANFYARTADKQ, encoded by the coding sequence ATGAAAACTCTGGAAAAAGTAAGCGATTTTGTGGGCAAGTACATGGCCGCCATCGTCATCGTGGTGGCAGCCGGTGCCCTGTTCTTCCCCGGCCCGTTCAGCGTGGTCAAAACCAGCTGGGTGAACACTCTGCTGGGCATCGTGATGTTCGGCATGGGCCTGACGCTGAAGCCCAATGACTTCAAGGTGGTGTTCAGCCGCCCGAAGGACGTCATCGTAGGCTGCGTGGCACAGTTCACCCTCATGCCCTTCCTGGCATGGGTGCTGACCATGGTGTTCCACCTGCCCACCGAGCTGGCCATCGGCGTCATTCTGGTGGGCACCTGCCCCGGCGGCACCTCTTCCAACGTGATGACCTACCTGTCCAAGGGCGATGTTGCTCTGTCCGTCGGCATGACCGCCGTTTCCACCGTGCTGGCTCCTGTGCTCACCCCGCTGCTCACCCTGCTGTACGCCGGTCAGCGCGTGGACGTGAACCCCGTGAACATGTTCCTCTCCATCGTCAAGGTGGTGCTGGTGCCCATCGCACTGGGCTTTGTGGTAAACCACTTCTTCCATGAGTTCACCCAGCAGGCCGTGCGCGTGCTGCCGCTGGTGTCCACTACCGCCATCGTGCTGATCATCTGCGCCGTGGTCTCTGCCAACAGTGCCAAGATCATGACCAGCGGCCTTCTGATCCTAGTCGTGGTCGTCCTGCACAACCTGCTGGGCTACCTGACCGGCTACGCCGTGGGCAAGGCCCTGAAGCTGGATTCCACCAAGTGCCGCGCCATCTCCATTGAGGTCGGTATGCAGAACTCCGGCCTGGCCACCAGCCTGGCTGCCGCCCACTTTGCCCAGTACCCGCTGGCCACCATCCCGGGTGCCGTGTTCTCGGTGTGGCACAACATCTCCGGTGCCGTGCTGGCAAACTTCTATGCCCGCACCGCCGATAAGCAGTAA
- a CDS encoding twin-arginine translocation signal domain-containing protein — translation MSNISRRSFLKGAGVAALAVAAAGVLAGCSDKETPDTGAKRDVKLKYLSTSAGKVFGDVVIQVPALATTVSFATIQANKPAAAEGYDFISTEDGKIDDKGIVTINMVVKQAPKVEVQVKYMLVDFGTATELNATDSKLDGAKLKVSVAAGTTKIDTADLLPATSTLAICDAQHMPTTEGLVNGAVTNGIATVYVYKK, via the coding sequence ATGTCTAACATCTCTCGTCGTAGCTTTCTGAAGGGTGCAGGTGTTGCGGCTCTGGCCGTGGCTGCTGCTGGTGTTCTGGCGGGCTGCTCTGACAAGGAGACCCCTGATACCGGCGCAAAGCGTGATGTGAAGCTGAAGTATCTCAGCACCAGTGCTGGTAAGGTCTTTGGCGATGTCGTCATCCAGGTCCCTGCTCTGGCAACGACCGTGAGCTTTGCCACCATCCAGGCAAACAAGCCTGCAGCTGCTGAAGGCTACGACTTCATCAGCACCGAGGACGGGAAAATTGATGATAAGGGCATCGTTACCATCAACATGGTCGTGAAGCAGGCTCCCAAGGTGGAAGTGCAGGTCAAGTATATGCTGGTCGATTTCGGCACTGCAACCGAGCTGAACGCTACTGACAGCAAGCTGGACGGCGCAAAGCTGAAGGTGTCCGTTGCTGCTGGCACCACCAAGATCGATACCGCAGACCTGCTGCCTGCAACCAGCACCCTGGCAATCTGCGATGCTCAGCACATGCCCACCACCGAGGGCCTGGTGAACGGTGCTGTGACCAACGGCATTGCTACTGTCTACGTTTACAAGAAGTAA